The nucleotide window TCCAGCTAGCCCCTCACTCACCATACGGTCTACATCTAAATCATGAGTTTTCCTGCTATCTTTATCTGTACGTTCTGTACGGTCTTTCTTGACCATTGATCCTCTGCCTCCCTTCCCAACTGAGAATCAAGCAGGCTGTTCAAGGTGTGAACGCCTTTCACAGTATGCTTTCAAGCTTATTTTATGTTACTGTTAATAAGTCATACATACGCTTTTATTTAATAAATTATTTGCAACAGAGAGGTAGATCTTAATGAATCTTGGTTTCTTGTTACTTATGATGGTTGGAATTGGAGCTTTGATTGGTGGGATGACCAATTATTTAGCCATTAAAATGCTTTTCAGACCTTATAACCCCATTTATATAGGAAAATGGAAGGTTCCATTTACTCCAGGGCTGATCCCGAAGCGGCAAGATGAACTTGCAAGACAATTAGGTGATTTAGTCGTCAATCACTTAATTACAGCAAATGCACTTGAAGAAAAACTGAATAGCAAAGAACTTCAAGGAAATGTGAGTTCATTCATTAATAAACAATTAGAAGATCAACTCAAAAGTAAACGGACAGTTTTAGATGTTCTATCGACTATAAATAGTTCAGTAAATGAAAAAGTTGTGAAGAATAAGGTTGAATCATTTATTCAGATAGAAATTCATTCGTGGATTCAAGAAAATAAGGACAAGCCTTTAGAACAGGTTCTCCCAGAAGACTTTCTACAAAAAATAGAAAAAAATATTCCTCAAGCTAGCGATTATATCGTAAACCAGCTAAGCCAGTTTCTTTCAAGTGAAGAAGGAAGGGCAAAATTATCTCAGGCAGCATCGGAATTTTTAGAAACTCAAGGTTTCTTAGGGAATATGGTATCTTCCTATTTGGGAGAGGAAGGCTTGGTGGACAAATTAGTTCCACCCATTCAACAGTTCCTACAATCCGGTGATACTCATGAAACAGTCTCTAAAATGCTTGAAGATGAATGGAGTAAATGGAAAAAGAAAGATCTTACTACGTTTTTTGATTCGTTAGGTATTGAGGAAATCGATCATAGGGCTGCAAATTATCTAGTCAATCATTTGAAAATCGAAAATTATTTACATCAGCCGGTTTCAGATTGGTTAAGACCATATCATCAAATGATTCAAACAGAGCTAGTCCCTAGAGTAGTTGGTGGGTTCCTCTCACAACTTTCTCGTCATATGGATTGGTTGTTCGAAACGATGGACTTGAGTGAGATGGTGAAAGAGCAAGTAGAGGCATTTGATGTGGCACGTCTTGAAAAGATGGTATTGGAAATTACTAAGCGGGAATTTAACATGATTACCTATCTAGGTGCGCTTTTAGGTGGGATGATCGGGTTAATTCAAGGTATCATAGTCTGGATGATGACTTGATATGAATAATCAGGAATAAAAAGGTTCGATATCAATCAACGGTTATCACTATACACACTTTTTAATCTTTGTTACAGTTAATGTTGGACAAAAGGTAACTATTTAGGAGGAATTTGAAATGGCTAATATTTATGATTTAGCATATGATTTAGAAAAAGGACTTAGAGAAAGTGAAGAGTTCCAAGACTTGAAACAATCTTATGAAAACGTTATGAATGATCCTACTACTAAGCAAATGTTCGACAACTTCCGTGATACACAAATGAACTTGCAACAAAAACAAATGCAAGGCGAAGAAATTTCAGAAGAAGAAGTTGAAGAAGCGAAGAAAGTAGTTGAGTTGGTTCAGCAACAAGAAGATATCTCAAAATTAATGGAAGCTGAACAACGCTTGAACACAATGATCAACGATGTAAGTAAAATCATCACTAAGCCTTTAGAAGAACTTTATGGTGAAGACGAACAAGCATAAAAATTGCCTGCTGGAAATATTTCCAGCAGGCTTTTTTTCTATCTGAAAGTAAGTATAAAAGTTCGGCGCACAATATCTAGCTCCAGCGCCCAGAAACTAGGTGACTTCGCTGACCAACCTGCGATAAATCAACATTGGTTCAATTCTTCACCGTGTTAGTTGTTGAACTCCAGTCACTACGTTTCTAACAGGGCACTTGAGCTTTTCTTATCTGTGAAATAATAATAATCGACCATCTGGTGATACGCAGCGGTGTGTTTGATCTTGATGACCTTCT belongs to Halalkalibacillus sediminis and includes:
- a CDS encoding DUF445 domain-containing protein, with the translated sequence MNLGFLLLMMVGIGALIGGMTNYLAIKMLFRPYNPIYIGKWKVPFTPGLIPKRQDELARQLGDLVVNHLITANALEEKLNSKELQGNVSSFINKQLEDQLKSKRTVLDVLSTINSSVNEKVVKNKVESFIQIEIHSWIQENKDKPLEQVLPEDFLQKIEKNIPQASDYIVNQLSQFLSSEEGRAKLSQAASEFLETQGFLGNMVSSYLGEEGLVDKLVPPIQQFLQSGDTHETVSKMLEDEWSKWKKKDLTTFFDSLGIEEIDHRAANYLVNHLKIENYLHQPVSDWLRPYHQMIQTELVPRVVGGFLSQLSRHMDWLFETMDLSEMVKEQVEAFDVARLEKMVLEITKREFNMITYLGALLGGMIGLIQGIIVWMMT
- a CDS encoding YlbF family regulator, coding for MANIYDLAYDLEKGLRESEEFQDLKQSYENVMNDPTTKQMFDNFRDTQMNLQQKQMQGEEISEEEVEEAKKVVELVQQQEDISKLMEAEQRLNTMINDVSKIITKPLEELYGEDEQA